Proteins encoded within one genomic window of Trichomycterus rosablanca isolate fTriRos1 chromosome 7, fTriRos1.hap1, whole genome shotgun sequence:
- the slc20a2 gene encoding sodium-dependent phosphate transporter 2 isoform X2 has protein sequence MDLEAYLWMVVIGFIIAFILAFSVGANDVANSFGTAVGSGVVTLRQACILASIFETLGSMLLGAKVGETIRKGIIDVSLYNETVPILMAGEVSAMAGSAVWQLIASFLKLPISGTHCIVGSTIGFSMVAIGTKGVQWMQLVKIVASWFISPLLSGLMSGLLFYVIRYFILNKDDPVPNGLRALPLFYASTIGINAFSIMYTGAPLLGIEMLPVWAIALITLAGALVCALLVWIFVCPWMKRKIASQLKKELVLSRISDESLDKIPEEEEEAPVFKELPGAKGNDVELPLTAESTGELNSLANGGTVLPNGRMYGRTHSMTNGCLKSPVSNGSFAFDGHMRSDGQVYHTVHKDSGLYKDLLHKIHVGRLEEERPDPSQRILRRNNSYTCYTAAICGMPVQPLRRSESSSAHPPEDSEKLVGDSVTFSKKRIRYDSYSSYCNAVAEAEIEAEEGGVDVKLEAQKRDSMTGDGEALEDCVDEDKDDKDKPQVFLLFHFLQILTACFGSFAHGGNDVSNAIGPLVALWMIYDQGGVMQDAATPVWLLFYGGVGICAGLWVWGRRVIQTMGKDLTPITPSSGFCIEVMSALTVLVASNVGVPISSTHCKVGSVVAVGWLRSQKAVDWHLFRNIFLAWFVTVPVAGLFSAAVMALFVYGILPYV, from the exons ATGGATTTGGAGGCGTACCTATGGATGGTTGTGATTGGCTTCATCATTGCCTTTATCCTGGCATTTTCGGTTGGAGCCAATGATGTGGCAAACTCCTTTGGCACAGCAGTGGGGTCTGGTGTGGTCACACTGCGGCAGGCTTGCATCCTGGCTTCCATTTTCGAAACTTTGGGATCCATGCTGCTTGGTGCCAAGGTGGGTGAGACCATCAGGAAGGGGATTATTGATGTCAGCCTGTACAATGAAACAGTGCCCATACTGATGGCAGGAGAGGTCAGCGCCATGGCCG GATCTGCGGTTTGGCAGCTCATTGCCTCGTTCCTGAAATTGCCAATTTCTGGAACCCACTGTATTGTGGGATCTACTATTGGCTTCTCTATGGTGGCTATTGGCACTAAAGGAGTGCAGTGGATGCAGCTAGTGAAAATTG TTGCCTCCTGGTTCATCTCGCCTCTCCTGTCAGGCCTCATGTCTGGCCTGCTCTTCTATGTCATTAGATATTTCATCCTTAATAAG GACGACCCCGTGCCGAATGGTCTCCGTGCTTTGCCCCTCTTTTATGCCTCAACCATTGGCATCAACGCTTTCTCTATCATGTACACTGGAGCGCCCT tgttggGCATAGAGATGCTTCCAGTATGGGCCATTGCCCTCATCACCCTGGCAGGAGCGCTGGTATGTGCATTATTGGTCTGGATTTTTGTTTGTCCTTGGATGAAAAGGAAAATAGCAA GTCAGCTGAAAAAGGAGCTTGTTCTCTCTCGCATTTCTGATGAGAGTCTAGATAAGATCcctgaggaggaagaggaggctCCAGTGTTTAAAGAGCTTCCAGGGGCAAAAGGCAATGATGTTGAACTGCCTCTGACTGCGGAATCCACTGGGGAGCTGAATAGCCTGGCAAATGGGGGCACCGTTCTTCCTAATGGCCGCATGTATG GTCGCACTCACTCAATGACCAATGGCTGTTTAAAGTCACCGGTGTCCAACGGAAGTTTTGCATTCGATGGCCATATGCGCAGTGACGGCCAGGTATACCACACCGTGCACAAGGATTCCGGCCTCTACAAGGACCTGCTACACAAGATCCATGTGGGTCGGCTAGAGGAGGAGCGGCCTGACCCCAGCCAGCGGATCCTGCGCCGCAACAACAGCTACACGTGCTACACAGCGGCTATCTGCGGCATGCCGGTGCAACCGCTGCGGCGCTCCGAGTCGAGCTCCGCCCATCCACCAGAGGACAGTGAAAAGCTGGTGGGCGACAGCGTTACCTTCTCCAAGAAGCGCATACGCTACGACAGCTACTCCAGCTACTGCAACGCCGTAGCCGAGGCTGAGATAGAGGCTGAAGAAGGTGGCGTGGATGTGAAACTGGAAGCTCAGAAGCGTGATTCTATGACTGGTGATGGGGAAGCCTTGGAGGACTGTGTCGATGAGGACAAAGACGACAAGGATAAGCCACAGGTCTTCCTGCTCTTCCATTTCCTTCAGATCCTCACTGCCTGCTTCGGGTCCTTCGCACATGGTGGCAATGACGTCAG TAATGCCATTGGCCCATTGGTAGCCCTATGGATGATATACGACCAAGGTGGAGTGATGCAGGATGCAGCCACTCCTGTGTGGCTCCTGTTTTATGGCGGTGTGGGCATCTGTGCCGGCCTGTGGGTCTGGGGGCGCCGCGTCATCCAGACTATGGGCAAGGACCTCACTCCCATCACACCATCCAG TGGATTTTGCATTGAAGTAATGAGTGCTCTAACAGTGCTTGTTGCTTCAAATGTGGGCGTTCCTATAAGCTCCACTCACTGCAAG
- the slc20a2 gene encoding sodium-dependent phosphate transporter 2 isoform X1, which produces MDLEAYLWMVVIGFIIAFILAFSVGANDVANSFGTAVGSGVVTLRQACILASIFETLGSMLLGAKVGETIRKGIIDVSLYNETVPILMAGEVSAMAGSAVWQLIASFLKLPISGTHCIVGSTIGFSMVAIGTKGVQWMQLVKIVASWFISPLLSGLMSGLLFYVIRYFILNKDDPVPNGLRALPLFYASTIGINAFSIMYTGAPLLGIEMLPVWAIALITLAGALVCALLVWIFVCPWMKRKIASQLKKELVLSRISDESLDKIPEEEEEAPVFKELPGAKGNDVELPLTAESTGELNSLANGGTVLPNGRMYGRTHSMTNGCLKSPVSNGSFAFDGHMRSDGQVYHTVHKDSGLYKDLLHKIHVGRLEEERPDPSQRILRRNNSYTCYTAAICGMPVQPLRRSESSSAHPPEDSEKLVGDSVTFSKKRIRYDSYSSYCNAVAEAEIEAEEGGVDVKLEAQKRDSMTGDGEALEDCVDEDKDDKDKPQVFLLFHFLQILTACFGSFAHGGNDVSNAIGPLVALWMIYDQGGVMQDAATPVWLLFYGGVGICAGLWVWGRRVIQTMGKDLTPITPSSGFTIELASALTVVLASNIGLPISTTHCKVGSVVAVGWLRSQKAVDWHLFRNIFLAWFVTVPVAGLFSAAVMALFVYGILPYV; this is translated from the exons ATGGATTTGGAGGCGTACCTATGGATGGTTGTGATTGGCTTCATCATTGCCTTTATCCTGGCATTTTCGGTTGGAGCCAATGATGTGGCAAACTCCTTTGGCACAGCAGTGGGGTCTGGTGTGGTCACACTGCGGCAGGCTTGCATCCTGGCTTCCATTTTCGAAACTTTGGGATCCATGCTGCTTGGTGCCAAGGTGGGTGAGACCATCAGGAAGGGGATTATTGATGTCAGCCTGTACAATGAAACAGTGCCCATACTGATGGCAGGAGAGGTCAGCGCCATGGCCG GATCTGCGGTTTGGCAGCTCATTGCCTCGTTCCTGAAATTGCCAATTTCTGGAACCCACTGTATTGTGGGATCTACTATTGGCTTCTCTATGGTGGCTATTGGCACTAAAGGAGTGCAGTGGATGCAGCTAGTGAAAATTG TTGCCTCCTGGTTCATCTCGCCTCTCCTGTCAGGCCTCATGTCTGGCCTGCTCTTCTATGTCATTAGATATTTCATCCTTAATAAG GACGACCCCGTGCCGAATGGTCTCCGTGCTTTGCCCCTCTTTTATGCCTCAACCATTGGCATCAACGCTTTCTCTATCATGTACACTGGAGCGCCCT tgttggGCATAGAGATGCTTCCAGTATGGGCCATTGCCCTCATCACCCTGGCAGGAGCGCTGGTATGTGCATTATTGGTCTGGATTTTTGTTTGTCCTTGGATGAAAAGGAAAATAGCAA GTCAGCTGAAAAAGGAGCTTGTTCTCTCTCGCATTTCTGATGAGAGTCTAGATAAGATCcctgaggaggaagaggaggctCCAGTGTTTAAAGAGCTTCCAGGGGCAAAAGGCAATGATGTTGAACTGCCTCTGACTGCGGAATCCACTGGGGAGCTGAATAGCCTGGCAAATGGGGGCACCGTTCTTCCTAATGGCCGCATGTATG GTCGCACTCACTCAATGACCAATGGCTGTTTAAAGTCACCGGTGTCCAACGGAAGTTTTGCATTCGATGGCCATATGCGCAGTGACGGCCAGGTATACCACACCGTGCACAAGGATTCCGGCCTCTACAAGGACCTGCTACACAAGATCCATGTGGGTCGGCTAGAGGAGGAGCGGCCTGACCCCAGCCAGCGGATCCTGCGCCGCAACAACAGCTACACGTGCTACACAGCGGCTATCTGCGGCATGCCGGTGCAACCGCTGCGGCGCTCCGAGTCGAGCTCCGCCCATCCACCAGAGGACAGTGAAAAGCTGGTGGGCGACAGCGTTACCTTCTCCAAGAAGCGCATACGCTACGACAGCTACTCCAGCTACTGCAACGCCGTAGCCGAGGCTGAGATAGAGGCTGAAGAAGGTGGCGTGGATGTGAAACTGGAAGCTCAGAAGCGTGATTCTATGACTGGTGATGGGGAAGCCTTGGAGGACTGTGTCGATGAGGACAAAGACGACAAGGATAAGCCACAGGTCTTCCTGCTCTTCCATTTCCTTCAGATCCTCACTGCCTGCTTCGGGTCCTTCGCACATGGTGGCAATGACGTCAG TAATGCCATTGGCCCATTGGTAGCCCTATGGATGATATACGACCAAGGTGGAGTGATGCAGGATGCAGCCACTCCTGTGTGGCTCCTGTTTTATGGCGGTGTGGGCATCTGTGCCGGCCTGTGGGTCTGGGGGCGCCGCGTCATCCAGACTATGGGCAAGGACCTCACTCCCATCACACCATCCAG TGGATTCACTATTGAGCTGGCTTCGGCGCTCACTGTTGTGCTGGCGTCCAATATTGGACTCCCTATCAGTACCACGCACTGCAAG
- the slc20a2 gene encoding sodium-dependent phosphate transporter 2 isoform X3 has product MDLEAYLWMVVIGFIIAFILAFSVGANDVANSFGTAVGSGVVTLRQACILASIFETLGSMLLGAKVGETIRKGIIDVSLYNETVPILMAGEVSAMAGSAVWQLIASFLKLPISGTHCIVGSTIGFSMVAIGTKGVQWMQLVKIVASWFISPLLSGLMSGLLFYVIRYFILNKDDPVPNGLRALPLFYASTIGINAFSIMYTGAPLLGIEMLPVWAIALITLAGALVCALLVWIFVCPWMKRKIASQLKKELVLSRISDESLDKIPEEEEEAPVFKELPGAKGNDVELPLTAESTGELNSLANGGTVLPNGRMYGRTHSMTNGCLKSPVSNGSFAFDGHMRSDGQVYHTVHKDSGLYKDLLHKIHVGRLEEERPDPSQRILRRNNSYTCYTAAICGMPVQPLRRSESSSAHPPEDSEKLVGDSVTFSKKRIRYDSYSSYCNAVAEAEIEAEEGGVDVKLEAQKRDSMTGDGEALEDCVDEDKDDKDKPQVFLLFHFLQILTACFGSFAHGGNDVSNAIGPLVALWMIYDQGGVMQDAATPVWLLFYGGVGICAGLWVWGRRVIQTMGKDLTPITPSRPAFLFLG; this is encoded by the exons ATGGATTTGGAGGCGTACCTATGGATGGTTGTGATTGGCTTCATCATTGCCTTTATCCTGGCATTTTCGGTTGGAGCCAATGATGTGGCAAACTCCTTTGGCACAGCAGTGGGGTCTGGTGTGGTCACACTGCGGCAGGCTTGCATCCTGGCTTCCATTTTCGAAACTTTGGGATCCATGCTGCTTGGTGCCAAGGTGGGTGAGACCATCAGGAAGGGGATTATTGATGTCAGCCTGTACAATGAAACAGTGCCCATACTGATGGCAGGAGAGGTCAGCGCCATGGCCG GATCTGCGGTTTGGCAGCTCATTGCCTCGTTCCTGAAATTGCCAATTTCTGGAACCCACTGTATTGTGGGATCTACTATTGGCTTCTCTATGGTGGCTATTGGCACTAAAGGAGTGCAGTGGATGCAGCTAGTGAAAATTG TTGCCTCCTGGTTCATCTCGCCTCTCCTGTCAGGCCTCATGTCTGGCCTGCTCTTCTATGTCATTAGATATTTCATCCTTAATAAG GACGACCCCGTGCCGAATGGTCTCCGTGCTTTGCCCCTCTTTTATGCCTCAACCATTGGCATCAACGCTTTCTCTATCATGTACACTGGAGCGCCCT tgttggGCATAGAGATGCTTCCAGTATGGGCCATTGCCCTCATCACCCTGGCAGGAGCGCTGGTATGTGCATTATTGGTCTGGATTTTTGTTTGTCCTTGGATGAAAAGGAAAATAGCAA GTCAGCTGAAAAAGGAGCTTGTTCTCTCTCGCATTTCTGATGAGAGTCTAGATAAGATCcctgaggaggaagaggaggctCCAGTGTTTAAAGAGCTTCCAGGGGCAAAAGGCAATGATGTTGAACTGCCTCTGACTGCGGAATCCACTGGGGAGCTGAATAGCCTGGCAAATGGGGGCACCGTTCTTCCTAATGGCCGCATGTATG GTCGCACTCACTCAATGACCAATGGCTGTTTAAAGTCACCGGTGTCCAACGGAAGTTTTGCATTCGATGGCCATATGCGCAGTGACGGCCAGGTATACCACACCGTGCACAAGGATTCCGGCCTCTACAAGGACCTGCTACACAAGATCCATGTGGGTCGGCTAGAGGAGGAGCGGCCTGACCCCAGCCAGCGGATCCTGCGCCGCAACAACAGCTACACGTGCTACACAGCGGCTATCTGCGGCATGCCGGTGCAACCGCTGCGGCGCTCCGAGTCGAGCTCCGCCCATCCACCAGAGGACAGTGAAAAGCTGGTGGGCGACAGCGTTACCTTCTCCAAGAAGCGCATACGCTACGACAGCTACTCCAGCTACTGCAACGCCGTAGCCGAGGCTGAGATAGAGGCTGAAGAAGGTGGCGTGGATGTGAAACTGGAAGCTCAGAAGCGTGATTCTATGACTGGTGATGGGGAAGCCTTGGAGGACTGTGTCGATGAGGACAAAGACGACAAGGATAAGCCACAGGTCTTCCTGCTCTTCCATTTCCTTCAGATCCTCACTGCCTGCTTCGGGTCCTTCGCACATGGTGGCAATGACGTCAG TAATGCCATTGGCCCATTGGTAGCCCTATGGATGATATACGACCAAGGTGGAGTGATGCAGGATGCAGCCACTCCTGTGTGGCTCCTGTTTTATGGCGGTGTGGGCATCTGTGCCGGCCTGTGGGTCTGGGGGCGCCGCGTCATCCAGACTATGGGCAAGGACCTCACTCCCATCACACCATCCAG GCCTGCTTTTCTTTTTCTGGGTTAA